The following are encoded together in the Babesia microti strain RI chromosome II, complete genome genome:
- a CDS encoding hypothetical protein (overlaps_old_locusTagID:BBM_II02595): MKLSHLVYSFLATLSLFKNSLGYKINPQTFNSNQLIIEVEPAEENTEDYVVPLALIQDIYGINSEPISIQALSSYLETEKADSSIN; encoded by the exons ATGAAATTGTCGCATTTAGTATACTCGTTCCTAGCTACACTTTCCCTTTTTAAG AATTCTTTAGGCTACAAAATAAATCCACAGACCTTTAACTCAAACCAATTg ataatagAAGTAGAACCAGCTGAAGAAAATACTGAGGATTATG TCGTTCCATTAGCTCTAATTCAGGATATCTACGGGATAAATTCAGAA CCTATATCAATCCAAGCCTTATCTTCATATTTGGAAACTGAAAAGGCTGATTCTAGtattaattaa
- a CDS encoding hypothetical protein (overlaps_old_locusTagID:BBM_II02605;~overlaps_old_locusTagID:BBM_II02610): MQCYICIHSSNFLRKISLDKARSLFSTSKNSYYKILCTSRALLDQTVGSTVNSAFRNIKEHERLKHDIKEATADIKSQINTLTTNELFALLLTYIQIFKRCRITGEFYQNLLKEIIAKLNDVDSKCKDIDEKAFIKNGVGHLIPLIKSLHINETYGVHLFGALRYFEGDSEFSSQVWDYITKRVSSSIQKFPLQQLQQITDHLSTITVRKSWKFTGPILLRATLLMMDKVDQTNQSLNIYNILNIFKALSKGNVDVSSEIVTKLFKYIENSLDSPMETPYRWTKLKVHLLQTLLLCNFATPILVEKLIDHIRMFCSSCGSINVKYLQDTNDYVNQYNTNDNIDPRNSLYPKYANFIVPGGLEKPKVESNAKFLYLAGLEKLQEFGKITFCRSIKLIQILISMEYPYMISSFSSSTLSFLEQVNKFQLKSFPEPNKMIEEFESALKLKFTIKVIGPFETYYIDKSNDLICLEPVIQRQLTKGKHCKMLDIKLKYLNSMGWSPKLVYESEWKKLSVSEKKIFAQNLWGLFKPQ; this comes from the exons ATGCAATGTTATATCTGTATACATAgtagtaattttttaagAAAGATTTCATTAGACAAAGCTAGGAGTTTATTTTCCACTAGTAAGAATtcttattataaaatattatgcaCATCCAGAGCATTGTTGGACCAGACAGTTGGATCGACAGTGAATTCTGCCtttagaaatattaaag AGCATGAAAGGCTAAAACATGATATAAAAGAGGCAACTGCAGATATAAAATCTCAAATTAATACTTTAACcacaaatgaattattCGCTTTGTTATTAACATATATTCAg aTTTTTAAAAGATGTAGAATAACAGGAGAATTTTATCAGAATTTACTTAAAGAGattattgcaaaattaaatgatgtAGATTCAAAATGCAAAGATATAGATGAGAAGGCTTTTATAAAAAACGGAGTTGGCCATTTAATTCCATTGATAAAAAGTTTACATATAAACGAGACTTATGGAGTTCATCTTTTTGGAGCATTAAGATATTTTGAGGGCGATTCAGAGTTTTCATCCCAAGTATGGGATTATATTACTAAACGAGTTTCCAGTTCCATTCAAAAATTCCCCCTTCAACAATTACAACAAATAACAGACCATTTGAGTACTATTACGGTTAGAAAATCTTGGAAATTTACAGGACCAATATTATTACGCGCGACATTATTGATGATGGATAAAGTTGATCAAACAAATCAATCTctaaacatttataatattttaaatatattcaaagCATTATCAAAGGGAAATGTTGATGTATCATCTGAAATTGTgacaaaattgtttaaatatatcgAGAACTCACTAGATTCGCCTATGGAAACCCCTTATAGATGGACAAAATTAAAAGTACATTTATTGCAAACACTTTTACTTTGTAACTTTGCTACGCCAATTCTTGTGGAAAAATTGATTGATCACATTAGAATGTTCTGTTCCAGTTGTGGTTCTATTAATGTGAAATATCTACAAGACACTAATGATTATgtaaatcaatataatacTAATGACAATATTGATCCACGAAATTCACTTTACCCTAAATATGCCAACTTTATAGTCCCTGGAGGTTTAGAAAAGCCAAAAGTAGAATCAAATGCAAAGTTTTTATACCTTGCAGGATTGGAAAAGTTACAAGAGTTCGgtaaaataacattttgcagaagtataaaattaatacaaataCTAATCAGTATGGAATATCCTTACAtgatatcatcattttcatcatctaCACTTAGCTTTCTTGAGCaagtaaataaatttcagTTGAAATCGTTTCCAGAGCCGAACAAAATGATCGAGGAGTTTGAAAGTGctctaaaattaaaattcacAATCAAAGTCATTGGTCCATTTGAgacatattatatagataaatcGAACGATCTAATTTGTTTAGAGCCGGTTATTCAGAGGCAATTGACGAAAGGTAAACACTGTAAAATGTTGGATATAAAGttaaagtatttaaatagtATGGGATGGAGTCCAAAATTAGTTTACGAATCTGAATGGAAAAAATTGTCGGTTTCTGAAAAGAAAATTTTTGCTCAAAATCTTTGGGGATTATTCAAACCACAATAA
- a CDS encoding DDHD domain (overlaps_old_locusTagID:BBM_II02600): MGDLTPEELEIERKKLRKNVNVKFDKTKGPVDYIFIVLHGIGATDDGLVDKYRAFKCALDSVKRYWYYDRNIQYHLYMINWKKYIVDAQNIVFEKLSLPTIKKYRQLIYLIVSDIVFYYNPRYCDYLINCIADDINNEIDRLRNHSSDRFKDSKIVSIGYSMGSVLMHDLLSGKPSRTTFKKGPLPKIKHKIDHFFAIASPMSVMATFNEPNFMKGEFELPEGINYYNIFHPYDPLASRLEPLIYPNCENLPDPVLIPYWRTNGLRKWYEWDNNIKQTKSLIVDNIFDFASNITNNLTNWWNPNKNVNSVLDNNLADSRDRNKSLQSFRSKLRNSDVPEIVSSKYDNFIVGNPKHNSCNFVEEKSGDDGYISDSSDYSDDKNDTVINESAKKLSQINFQGSQILKTRYDFQLQEGTTEHYLHPIALINSHFNYWNAKDMAFFILRTITGSKRQFSLADRLSQTEIRAMELAECQENEKDRLEFLEIAELAKERSESLKREDEKEIPPSVGPFAWNNISSFMKGKDGGNCDESLIENEWTMAGDENERQIKNMASRPFVD; this comes from the exons ATGGGCG ATTTGACTCCGGAAGAACTGGAAATTGAACGTAAAAAATTGAGAAAGAAtgtaaatgttaaatttgataagACAAAA GGGCCAgttgattatatttttatagtTTTACATGGGATAGGCGCTACGGATGATGGTTTAGTCGATAAATATAGAGCATTTAAATGTGCTTTAGATAGTGTTAAACGGTATTGGTATTATGATCgtaatatacaatatcatttgtatatgattaattggaaaaaatatattgtagATGCTCAAAACAT agtatttgaaaaattgtcCCTTCCTacaatcaaaaaatatcgcCAACTTATTTATCTTATCGTGTCTGATATCGTTTTTTATTACAATCCTCGTTATTgtgattatttaattaattgtattgcggatgatattaataatgaaattgatcGTTTAAGAAAT CATTCATCTGATAGATTTAAAGATTCTAAAATTGTTTCAATTGGTTATTCAATGGGTTCTGTATTAATGCATGATTTATTAAGTGGAAAGCCATCTAGAACA ACGTTTAAAAAGGGTCCATTGCCGAAAAttaaacacaaaattgatCATTTTTTTGCTATTGCAAGCCCAATGTCTGTTATGGCAACTTTTAATGAGCCTAAT tTCATGAAAGGCGAATTTGAATTGCCTGAAGGGATTAATTACTACAACATATTTCATCCATACGATCCATTG GCTTCAAGACTTGAACCTCTAATATATCCAAACTGTGAAAATTTGCCAGATCCAGTTCTAATTCCATATTGGAGAACGAATGGACTTAGGAAATGGTATGAGTGGgataacaatattaaacaaaCTAAATCGCTtattgttgataatatttttgatttcGCTAGCAATATAACTAACAATCTAACCAATTGGTGGAatccaaataaaaatgtcaatagTGTTCTGGATAATAATCTCGCTGATTCCAGAGACA GGAATAAATCATTACAAAGTTTTAGGTCAA AATTGAGAAATTCCGATGTACCAGAGATAGTTTCCAGTAagtatgataattttattgttgGTAATCCCAAACATAATTCttgtaattttgttgaaGAG aaatcTGGCGATGATGGATACATCTCAGACTCATCTGATTACTCAGATGATAAAAACGATACGGTAATCAACGAATCTGCTAAGAAATTGTCACAGATTAATTTTCAAGGATctcaaattttaaaaactaGATACGATTTTCAACTTCAAGAGGGGACTACTGAACATTATTTACATCCAATTGCTCTAATTAATTCACATTTTAACTATTGGAATGCCAAAGATATGGCATTCTTCATTTTACGTACTATTACCGGATCTAAAAGACAATTCTCATTAGCAG ATCGCTTGAGTCAAACTGAGATTAGGGCGATGGAATTAGCAGAATGTCAGG AAAATGAAAAAGATAGATTGGAATTTTTGGAGATTGCAGAATTAGCTAAAGAAAGGAGTGAATCCTTGAAAAGGGAAGATGAGAAGGAAATACCTCCCTCGGTGGGACCTTTTGCATGGAATAACATTTCAAGTTTTATGAAGGGTAAAGATGGCGGAAATTGTGATGAATcattaattgaaaatgagTGGACTATGGCCGGGGATGAAAATGAACGacaaatcaaaaatatggCTAGTAGACCATTTGTAGATTAA
- a CDS encoding conserved Plasmodium protein, unknown function (overlaps_old_locusTagID:BBM_II02610): MSYGCGSVMLPILGRVINTAMIFEATYLTYDLFLTPTYKKISKSLQTMNGDAATS, from the exons ATGTCATACGGTTGCGGATCTGTCATGCTTCCTATTTTAGGACGTGTTATAAATACAGCAATGATATTTGAAGCAACATATCTTACATATGACCTATTCCTAACTCCAAcatataaaaaaatatcaaaatcaCTCCAAACAATG aatGGAGATGCAGCCACATCATGA
- a CDS encoding DNA polymerase epsilon subunit 2 (overlaps_old_locusTagID:BBM_II02580;~overlaps_old_locusTagID:BBM_II02585): MNETKINFADYLETSRISNTESTAFDIMEQFWKPGDDNEHVSQVCQTLGSEHSTIVEDSRLNAPKMFSQGDFDEYKSEIGDAIEIYTAINDSAPLYFDKNKRKFVRSNRSICRTDATKFDKVFTEMYQTRFQILFQRAKRHKSVVLWTRVSDNDSNDKLVIQIVDAISISTKGTQHLIGNLSINRQGDFCIQGAQLELVLNIKGCKIHKGIYCDGHVVLVSGTIQLPERYFIATEIMHPPFDVGDDFDYFSGDVFGGNLDSRKIDTFSVYRESLLTSRKEVSSYWIILSNVNLTDIASLSALESLFQKLVNSTTAQPLPVGFIFMGNFSSRSFSFSKKRFILDDQTFIDYKKGFEDFSLVIVKYKILLENCYWIFIPGPGDACICNQTIPRMPILEQFTEKMRENLLQSVPSAKIYFTTSPCRIRHMDRRLVLFSNPILGELLSSSLFTSDSDENVLSPEFLVKMFINTLIGQAHLYPTPQRHKIVSRMDSFQLLCPLPDFICLGDITAPCFVEKVTDTCIIGNSGAYFATSKTFFVYNALKNKLDKYSL, translated from the exons ATGAATGAAACTAAGATCAATTTTGCAGATTATCTGGAAACTTCCAGAATCTCCAACACGGAGTCAACTGCATTTGACATAATGGAACAGTTTTGGAAACCTGGTGATGATAATGAGCACGTTTCCCAAGTCTGCCAAACATTAGGTTCAGAACAC AGCACAATTGTAGAAGATAGTAGGTTAAACGCACCTAAAATGTTTTCCCAAGGGGATTTTGACGAGTATAAATCTGAAATAGGTGatgcaattgaaatttaCACTGCTATTAATGATTCTGCACCATtgtattttgataaaaataagaGG aaatttgtCAGAAGTAATCGATCGATTTGTAGAACGGatgcaacaaaatttgacaaagtCTTTACTGAAATGTATCAAACAAGATTTCAGATATTGTTTcaa CGCGCTAAACGACATAAATCGGTTGTTTTGTGGACGCGAGTTTCTGATAATGACtcaaatgataaattagttattcaAATAGTAGATGCAATATCCATATCTACTAAGGGAACTCAACATTTGATTGGGAATTTGAGCATAAATAGACAAGGAGATTTCTGCATCCAGGGCGCTCAACTTGAACTGGTACTAAACATAAAAGGG tgcaaaatacataaaGGGATTTACTGCGATGGACATGTGGTGCTGGTTTCTGGCACAATCCAATTGCCAGAG AGATATTTTATCGCAACTGAAATCATGCACCCACCCTTCG ATGTGGGAGATGACTTCGATTATTTCTCTGGTGATGTCTTTGGTGGCAATTTAGATTCTAGAAAAATA gaCACATTTAGTGTTTATAGGGAATCGTTATTAACTTCTAGAAAAGAAGTTAGTAGTTACTGGATCATACTTTCTAATGTAAACTTAACCGATATAGCATCACTTTCAGCACTAGAATCTTTGTTTCAAA AACTTGTGAATTCAACGACTGCACAGCCATTGCCAGTTGGATTCATCTTTATGGGGAATTTTTCTTCCCGGTCCTTTTCATTCTCAAAAAAGAGGTTCATATTGGACGATCAAACttttattgattataagAAAGGGTTTGAGGACTTTTCGCTTGTTATTGtgaaatacaaaattttactgGAAAATTGTTACTGGATATTTATTCCTGGTCCAGGAGACGCATGCATTTGCAATC AAACAATTCCTAGGATGCCAATATTGGAGCAATTTACAGAGAAAATGAGAGAGAATCTGCTACAATCAGTACCTAGtgccaaaatttatttcacaACAAGTCCATGTAGGATAAGGCATATGGATAGGAGATTAGTGTTATTCTCCAACCCGATCCTCGGTGAATTGCTTTCCTCATCTCTATTCACCAGCGACTCTGATGAAAATGTGCTATCTCCCGAATTCTTAGTGAAAATGTTCATCAATACTTTGATTGGACAAGCACATTTATATCCCACTCCACAAAGGCATAAAATAGTGTCAAGAATGGACTCGTTCCAACTGCTATGTCCTCTACCAGATTTT ATTTGTTTAGGCGATATAACTGCGCCTTGTTTTGTGGAAAAAGTTACCGATACATGTATCATAGGAAACTCAG gTGCATATTTCGCAACATCAAAAACATTCTTTGTGTACAATGCtttgaaaaataaactTGACAAATATTCCCTCTAG
- a CDS encoding hypothetical protein (overlaps_old_locusTagID:BBM_II02590), which translates to MYKKNGIRVSVLSPPLTRARSQSLYSYANKKQCSIYKFNCLYKKHLFQRRKTWRDGLCVVEKTLGFLVVKLYEMDAYGQYCDAYIDKIKIPIQSLNKITGKMFEMREHLVELSSIHVNTNKSINQQLPVLPIKRRISLRNTSKNPLKNKPTIITEKIGIDEYIKLASNVTVNTQHVNSQIDIDSTSKHTINNSFRRDPIDTVHQDGIIYESEIICYDCVLRSNTSYDTANKCIRGISPYRCNKLNEHSSPVSNGIKSKSITSDLRKRITTITTDDPGNNNLFGLANIVKPMDKESKKSIYELYTGRTSFKSSDNSSKSSKDSSNENNFREMSEDLMEQISILITKMNNARCEFTQAYRNNLLYQARATTNAAILKLKECIRVIQVE; encoded by the coding sequence ATGTATAAGAAAAATGGCATTAGAGTGTCTGTATTATCTCCTCCACTAACTAGAGCAAGATCTCAGTCATTATATAGTTATGCTAATAAAAAGCAATGCTCGATATACAAATTCAACTGCTTGTATAAAAAACATTTGTTTCAGAGAAGGAAGACATGGAGAGATGGGTTGTGTGTCGTTGAGAAAACTTTAGGGTTCCTTGTTGTGAAACTATATGAAATGGATGCTTATGGCCAATATTGTGATGCTTATAtcgataaaattaaaattccaATACAATCTTTGAACAAAATTACTGGAAAAATGTTTGAAATGAGAGAGCATTTAGTAGAATTGTCAAGTATTCACGTAAACACCAATAAATCCATTAATCAACAACTACCAGTTTTGCCTATAAAAAGAAGAATTTCTCTTCGTAACACATCAAAAAATCCACTAAAAAACAAACCAACAATAATAACTGAAAAGATTGGGattgatgaatatattaaactCGCATCAAATGTCACAGTTAATACGCAACATGTGAATTCACAAATAGACATCGATTCTACTTCCAAacatacaataaataacaGTTTTCGACGAGATCCCATTGATACTGTGCATCAAGATGGCATTATATATGAGAGCGAAATAATTTGCTATGATTGTGTACTTAGATCAAACACTTCGTATGACACTGCAAATAAATGCATAAGGGGGATTTCCCCTTATAgatgcaataaattaaatgaacACAGTTCTCCAGTCTCAAATGGTATCAAATCTAAATCGATTACATCAGATCTACGCAAACGAATAACCACAATTACAACTGATGATCCTGGTAACAATAACTTATTTGGACTGgcaaatattgttaaacCGATGGATAAAGaatcaaaaaaatcaatttatgaGCTTTACACCGGGAGAACATCATTCAAATCGTCAGACAACTCTTCTAAATCATCAAAAGATAGTtctaatgaaaataatttccgTGAAATGAGTGAGGATTTGATGGAACAAATATCCATATTAATAACTAAAATGAATAATGCGAGATGTGAATTTACTCAGGCTTACAGAAATAATCTCTTATATCAAGCTAGAGCTACAACTAATGCAGCcatattgaaattgaagGAGTGCATTAGAGTTATTCAAGTTGAATAA
- a CDS encoding RIX7, NVL, ribosome biogenesis ATPase (overlaps_old_locusTagID:BBM_II02605) has translation MPRRLLESRILSLSKSQGWQWPPSDLTLDEICDRLRSAYPDYQRQKKGQFFKYLSMLAHQHDGNSLNNNFCKLYDKTKPVKETEDYDILPETGIKTRLSDIGGIDSLLIEIRDLIIRPLLYPKIYTHLGIQPTRNVLLHGPPGSGKSKLAEAIAGEIQCPLFRVTATEIVSGMSGESESRLRKLFQVARQYEPCIIFLDELDSITPKREIVTREMEKRIVAQLGACLDQLAESHVIVIGATNRPESVDPMIRRNGRFDKELALGIPNLKARESIFQALIKNVRTGPLDLHKLAVMTPGFVGADLHSVTREAAVVTINRIFETHDPEIFNDVDKAPMDTKDLCVIQQDFETAISRVQPSAKREGFATIPDVTWAEVGALTNLKRELEERIVSPIKYKEMYMKFGIGIPAGILLYGPPGCGKTLLAKAIARESNANFISIKGPELLNKYVGESERAVRLIFQRAATSAPCIIFFDEIDSICPKRGIDNNLASERVVNQLLTEMDGVQSREDVYVIAATNRPDIIDPAMLRPGRLDKLFYVPLPDEQSRVEILKTVTKLMPIYDGIDFERFAKQTKGFSGADLACLAREAALSALEDIKLYDKDVKMSNVHFERALAKTKPSVCQEDLKLYCGLNNPQRF, from the exons ATGCCTCGCAGACTCTTAGAATCTAGAATTTTATCCTTATCTAAGTCTCAAGGATGGCAATGGCCTCCTTCTG ATTTAACACTAGATGAAATTTGTGATCGCCTCAGATCCGCATATCCAGACTATCAACGTCAGAAGAAAggacaattttttaaatatttatccatGCTAGCACACCAGCATGATGGAAATTCGctcaataacaatttttgtaaattgtacGATAAAACAAAACCCGTTAAGGAAACAGAAGACTATGATATTTTACCTGAAACTGGAATTAAAACTAGACTATCAGATATAGGTGGAATTGATTCACTGCTGATAGAAATTAGagatttaataattagGCCCTTGCTAtatccaaaaatatatacccATTTAGGAATTCAACCTACAAGAAATGTATTATTGCATGGCCCTCCAGGGTCAGGTAAAAGTAAATTGGCAGAAGCCATCGCAGGAGAAATTCAATGTCCATTATTTAGGGTTACAGCTACCGAAATTGTCAGTGGAATGTCTGGCGAATCTGAATCTAGACTTAGAAAATTGTTCCAAGTAGCCCGTCAATATGAACCTTGTATAATATTCCTAGATGAGCTAGATTCTATTACTCCCAAGAGAGAAATTGTAACTAGAGAAATGGAAAAAAGAATTGTTGCTCAGCTTGGAGCTTGTCTAGATCAGTTGGCAGAATCTCATGTAATAG tcaTTGGCGCAACAAATCGGCCTGAAAGTGTTGATCCAATGATAAGAAGGAATGGTAGATTTGATAAGGAATTAGCTCTTGGAATTCCCAATTTAAAGGCTAGAGAAAGTATTTTTCAGGCACTAATTAAAAACGTGAGGACTGGGCCTTTAgatttacataaattaGCAGTGATGACACCAGGGTTTGTTGGTGCTGATCTGCATTCTGTCACCAGAGAAGCAGCAGTTGTGACCATTAATCGCATTTTTGAAACTCATGATCCGGAAATT TTTAATGATGTTGATAAAGCTCCTATGGATACTAAAGATTTATGTGTTATACAGCAGGACTTTGAAACCGCAATATCCCGAGTACAACCATCGGCTAAGCGTGAGGGGTTTGCCACAATTCCAGATGTTACATGGGCTGAAGTTGGAGCTTTGACTAATCTCAAAAGGGAATTAGAGGAACGTATCGTTTCGCCGATTAAATATAAGGAAatgtatatgaaatttGGTATTGGAATTCCCGCTGGAATATTACTCTATGGCCCACCTGGATGTGGTAAAACCCTATTAGCTAAGGCTATTGCCAGGGAAAGTAATGCGAATTTTATATCCATTAAAG gGCCTGAATTgttgaataaatatgtcGGTGAAAGTGAAAGGGCGGTGCGCTTAATATTCCAACGTGCTGCCACCAGTGCCCcctgtataattttttttgatgAAATCGACTCTATTTGTCCCAAAAGAGGGatagataataatttggCATCTGAACGTGTTGTAAATCAATTGTTAACAGAAATGGATGGAGTTCAG tcCAGAGAAGATGTATACGTAATAGCCGCAACTAATCGGCCTGATATTATTGATCCTGCAATGTTGCGTCCAG GTCgattagataaattattttatgtgCCATTGCCTGATGAACAAAGTCGCGTTGAAATATTAAAGACggtaacaaaattaatgcCTATTTATGATGGGATAGACTTTGAGAGATTTGCCAAGCAAACTAAAGG ATTTAGCGGTGCAGATTTGGCCTGTTTGGCAAGAGAAGCTGCATTAAGTGCATTAGaagatattaaattatatgataaagATGTTAAGATGTCAAACGTACATTTTGAAAGGGCATTGGCCAAAACGAAGCCATCAGTATGCCAAGAAGATTTGAAACTTTATTGTGGTTTGAATAATCCCCAAAGATTTTGA